Within Hydra vulgaris chromosome 02, alternate assembly HydraT2T_AEP, the genomic segment agtttttttctaattgtttgCTAACTAATTGATTACGCAAAATATAAGTCCCTCCATTATAGATTATCATAGAATATTTTAAGTGAAacgaaattaaaaacttttgtttcttataaaaagGGAGAAGTGCTTCAGTTCAACTGAATTCTTTTcacaaatagattttttgtttctaattaattaaatattgtataaagcCTATTCTTTTGACATAATATATTTAAGagcataaattatatttacaaatatcttatcTTAAATATCTTATTGGTCTCTGTTAAAATCTATCAATAAGTAGTTACTAATCTTTTTTAAGAATACTAAATTAAATgcgtaaaaattaaaataaataaattgtgaaaaacaaataaaaaattatgttaagtATAAGGTTGTTTCGAGAAATAAGTTATaaggaaatataatttttttcaaataccaaGTTTAGattcaattaataatttttgttaaattagttCATATAATTTCTAGCatggtttaaaattattttttaactaagtttaaaattaaatttaattacaactttgttgttgtaaaaaagagggcatattgttttaataaaataagcgGTCAATTCAAATGAAAAACCTAATggcatccccccccccccacctcctCATATATATAGACATgtgcttttactaatttttatctgttaaatTTTATCTGAAAGTAGAAAATTGTGTTTTAtcaatagtttacaatattacttttatttacgcAAATTATTTCTAGTCTACACTTAGCACTATAATGAAAAATGACTGTATGGGAGAAATCTTAATGCAAAAATTCCTATAAAATTTGAGACAGACAACTCAAAAAGTCAGTGGGCAACTCCTAAAGTccaagtattatatatatacagcgtgaaaaaataagtcaattgtttttttttggacgatcaaaatttttatttttattttttattaagtttttaatcttAGTTTTAGTACTTTATAATTgaactatataaaaacaaaaaaaacttattactttCAAACTAACAAACTTGtgttcctttttaaaaaaataattttaaataaaattattgcatttttaaatgaaaacttgcaaataacaaatgttttaattacatgctaatgttaattgttttaaaaaattcttgcaCTCTTAAATTTGATAACGTCCTTAAAATTTATCcttgagtttttttgttttaattattgaattttttttaataaaaaaaaatgctaactgatcatttaatactaaaaaaaaaaatttttttatgaaatgcaaagtatgataactaaaaaagtatttttaagttaatagaaaTTCTATTGAATAGATTTTTCTCTTCAATAAGTGGTTTTAACTCCAATCTTGATAGTGTTAAAAATGAGTTGTCTCTTTTTGTTGCCATATTTTGAAgagttaaagtttaaaaattcaattacaataaaataatagaaaaaaatggcAACTTgcaaatgataattttaaatttatttaaaaacaatttaattattgcAATTGCTACACAAATGGCCGAAAAGctacaagaaaaataaataaaaacattgaataaaaaagacGAAGTATAGTTAGAAGAGAGATATATTTTGGGCGATGGCTATACTAATGTCCCTATTGCCCTTCCCCTCCTTCCCTCCTCTCTCCTCCTTCCTATGGATCTGCTCTTgtataaaacaagattttttactataaacacatgttaaaaaaatgaaaaaataaataaaaagatttaaagataaaaaaagatgacTAAGTACAGAGTACAGTTGAAAGAATGTTCTTAGTTAAATACagtaattgttatatattattatatttttattaaaataatgtatgaaattttttttaataatataatataataaaaatgtctatcatttaagaaaaaaaaatggaccTAATATTAATAAGTGAAGCAAAGTTAATAGATATAGATTAGGTCACACACTTGTCAAAAAAGCATATTGTATacaaataaaactgttttaaaagttttttcaaactttatatggttttattaaattttagtattaatgTATAGTTTTTCCAAATAATATCCTGATTATTTGTcgaacatttttcaaaatcataaattttttcaaccGGCCAACCATGATCGGCAAGAGTTCATTCTGGGAGGTCAAAATTTTAGTCATTTGAGGCGGTCGTTGATCATTGACTGATTGTTATTTTCcacgctatatatatatatatatacatatatatatatatatatatatatatatatatatatatatatatatatatatatatatatatatatatatatatatatatatatatatatatatatatatatatatatatgtatgtatgtatgtatgcacacatacacacacatactaTGAAgtgtttatttaacaaatcCTTAccccatttttgttttattaatttatatggaattttcagaaaaagaagtaaaaaataaagaataataaaaataaagaaaccctaaccctaatccATGCCAAACATTCTGTTGATATAGCTGCACTCCTTtgcagcagcaggctataagatgcATGTATTGAAGCCACCAGCAGTAGGCTATTTCAGTGTGACTTCAAAGATGTTATTTAAACACGCGTTCATagttatatttaagttatataatatataactttagcgGTGTATCTTctggttttttgaaaaaaatttctcatttgAGTTGTCCGCTATGATAATCTGTAGTCCagtgtaaaagttttttttttgtatatttatgtgtgaaactaatgatttttattttttattttagtttaaacaaaGCAAGTACACTGCtttgtttaaactaaaattaaaatttgctccttgaaaactaaaattaagttttcaaGGAGCAAATTATAATAAGTTTGTCAGcgataaagctataaaaaacaaaataaagcaataaaCTTACGagtacaaaagtaataacactctagtcactaactcaCTATGTgtgtcactaactgcattataatataattaaaactatagtagtaatatattataatagtgttaaaaagtgttattacttttataaagcacttttaaacttcattctttgttcaaacaacattattaattccaaactttaaccAAAGTAGATCTAGAAATAATAAAGtggatatataaatattattaaaaatcaatcaataaaaagattttattagttttaaaagattttaaaattaacgttcGTTTATATGGaccattagtaacgtttttcataataacatttatacagtacatttttataaagttgttttagttcctcaataagttttaaatattatttgaatatccactctatttttctagatgcttttctacttcaattaaaatttaagattacttatgttgtttgaacaaagaatgaattataaatcttataagtgcattataaaagtaataacactattgcttttataatgcagttagttaTTAGAGTGTTAcgacttttgtagtcgtaagttttttttattttttataacttttttgctcacaaatttaagttgattcgccccttataaaacaaattagatGGTTTTGCATGAACTAAACTTTTGAAGGCCAGTTATTTTTCCGGGTTTTTCATTTTGCAATCGCCTAATTCAAACCTTGAATTactttaagtgttttttaaagttttcttttaaataattgcaaggaataaattctttattgatcaaaatatagttttattaataaacgcatttttataagtaaaaaactgtcttatatatatgtatttatatatgtatatatgtatagatatgtatatacatgtatatatatatatatatatatatatatatatatatatatatatatatatatatatatatatatatatatatatatatatatatatatatatactttaaaaagtattctacacaatagagtgctcaatgttcttaaaagaacagagcaattatattagtagtagtaaatcacttaacaaaatttttttccatttaacactgtgtttcatcaacaaagattcatcagaaatgaatctttgttgatgaaacacagtgttaaatggaaaaaaattttgttaagtgattttctactactaatatatatatatatatatatatatatatatatatatatatatatatatatatatatatatatatatatatatatatatatatatatatatatatatatatatatatatacatatacatatatatatcatccCTTAGCTTACAACCTCGCTTAAGtcgaaaatttaaataatattttttattcataaaaatattttttttgaaaaaataatttttcgaCTTAATTGGTGTTTTCAGCAATGGGgatgatatgtatatatgtatatgtatatatatatgttataaaaaacatgatATCTAAcgtattagtatatatatatttatatatatatatacatatatatatatatacatatatatatatatatatgtgtatatatatatatatatatatatatatatatatatatatatatatatatatatatatatatatatatatatatatatatatatatatatatatactaatacgTTAGatatcatgttttttattaatatgttcatgcaaaataatttgttaatatttaaaaatatttttagttttttttatgtttattaagcagttaaaaaatgttttgtgacttttttttttctaatttagtcACAGTATCTAGCATCAGTTTCTTCATTACAAAGGCTTCCGTTTTATTATTCAATGAGAGAACCGTTCATAAAgtactttttgttatttaattttaacgcTTAAGTTatgctatattatttttattttagaaattgcaATTATCTTTGCAAATTAGTTctcaatatgttttttatacactttttatatacgaagtatataaaaaacacaaaatttgatATTCTTAGGATGCAGCAAGCACCCCCTGCTTCAACAATTCCTATGCCTCCAACATCGTGGCAAAACTCCCTAGAAGATGGAGGCTATATGTCAGACGATCAAGTAGGTAGTCCAGTCCACAATAACTCTTGGATTCGTGCTGTTGATACACATCCAAAGCAAGTTAATACAAGTTCTGTTGCTCCATCATGGAGCATGTGGAATCCTGTTCCTTTTCCTATTTGGCAATTTCATCTAAGTGCTAATAATACTCCTGAACATTACATGACGTCATTTTGTATTTCCCCTAATGAGCATCCGCGTTGTTGTCAAAGAACTTCgcctatttttattaaagatagtCCTTCGTCTCCTTTAAGCGTGATCACAATATCAAGCACTAGTGAAAGCGAAGAAGACATGTCGTTTAGTTGTGATATGCATCTTAGTAAAAGAAACGAAGGAAGATTTAATCACTATGATGTTGGAAAGGCTTGGCAGTTTGTTCCATATAACTCTAGAAAATGTGTGGCAGAAACTCCGAGTCCTGTACAATCTCGAAATTTAAGAGAACTACCGGTATTGCATAATTTAAGAAGTCCGCAAAGTACATTTACTGAAAGAAATACTCATTTATTAGGAAGTGCATTTATGGATTTGCGATATCTCCATCCAACAGCAGAACAAGTTGTCTGTAAACAAGAGCCTGTTAGTCAAGGTTTTGATTCTCATCAAGAGTTTGTAACATCTTTACCGTCTTTGGTTCCTTCCCTAAACTCTTTTAGTCCTGTTGCAATAGTTCCATCTTTAACATCCTCAACAAAACATATGTATCCTTCGTGTTATATATCTCCTGTATCAAACGCTTTGCGGCAACAAACAATGAACGTGCCATCAAATCATTCTGTTTCAAGTGCTTTTCACGCTGATTTATGTAGTGGCCGTTCTGAATACGTTGGAATGCACATCGGAAACACCTTGTCTAACCAACATGTCTCTTGTAATCACTGTTGTATGAGTCGTATTCCTTCTCCGTGTTCACAATCTTATGGGACGTCTTTACACCGCCCTGCTTTTCAAACCGTGTCTCAATCAGAATTATCTTGTCCTACTTATTCGTATTTCGGTCGGtgactttaaaaatacttattattttatatattaagcGATATTGCTAATTCCTATATGTCTTCTTTTATACCATTTAATCATGTATGAAAAGCctgtttttaatgttcttacATAAATGCGAAATATTTCTTcatatttagttaatttaaaaaaatctttaaaactttcGAGGaaagacttaaaaattatttttaaatataaatgcgTTTTAAACTCGAACtttatgatttataattttatttaaatagctttaaaatgatatcttttaattatatgaaTGAAATGAAAAGAACAATTGAAAGGAATGTCATTTCAAAACTCTACATgatgaatgttttttaaagtcaattgAAAGATGtttctttcaattttcaaattCAGAATGtttattatgaataattttttgcttattttggaataatttagggaaaatatttaaattttttgaataattaccAGGTTCAAGTGAAAATAGTTTATACGAATTCACATTGCGACGACTGGTTCCAAATCAcgatttttatgtaaatatagaCCAGCGATATTTCTTAAATTGCGTaatctctaaatttttttaagttggtaaAGGATTCTATGGGGTTCTATAAGCATGTGCGTAGATTTTGTTGTATATAAACTGcgaatttcttaaattattgtatttgtGGTCACCATGTACGTTTGTGTTAGTATTTGTAAATG encodes:
- the LOC136076653 gene encoding uncharacterized protein LOC136076653, yielding MREPFIKMQQAPPASTIPMPPTSWQNSLEDGGYMSDDQVGSPVHNNSWIRAVDTHPKQVNTSSVAPSWSMWNPVPFPIWQFHLSANNTPEHYMTSFCISPNEHPRCCQRTSPIFIKDSPSSPLSVITISSTSESEEDMSFSCDMHLSKRNEGRFNHYDVGKAWQFVPYNSRKCVAETPSPVQSRNLRELPVLHNLRSPQSTFTERNTHLLGSAFMDLRYLHPTAEQVVCKQEPVSQGFDSHQEFVTSLPSLVPSLNSFSPVAIVPSLTSSTKHMYPSCYISPVSNALRQQTMNVPSNHSVSSAFHADLCSGRSEYVGMHIGNTLSNQHVSCNHCCMSRIPSPCSQSYGTSLHRPAFQTVSQSELSCPTYSYFGR